A part of Scleropages formosus chromosome 3, fSclFor1.1, whole genome shotgun sequence genomic DNA contains:
- the uck2b gene encoding uridine-cytidine kinase 2-B: MAGDSETRAEDREHRKNGVRQPFLIGVAGGTASGKSSVCGKIMELLGQNEIDHRKRQVVILSQDSFYRVLTPEQKSKALKGQFNFDHPDAFDNELIVKTLWEIMEGKTVQIPVYDFVTHSRKEESVTVYPADVVLFEGILMFYSQEIRDVFQMKLFVDTDADTRLSRRVLRDISERGRDLEQVLTQYITFVKPAFEEFCLPTKKYADVIIPRGADNLVAINLIVQHIQDILNGGLTKRQNGCLNGYSTPRKRQASESSSRPH; the protein is encoded by the exons ATGGCCGGCGACAGCGAGACTCGAGCGGAGGACCGAGAGCACCGCAAGAACGGAGTCCGACAGCCGTTCCTCATCGGCGTGGCTGGGGGCACTGCTAGCGGCAAG TCGTCTGTCTGCGGGAAGATCATGGAGCTGCTCGGTCAGAACGAGATCGACCATCGTAAGCGGCAGGTGGTCATCCTCAGCCAGGACAGCTTCTACAGAGTGCTCACCCCCGAGCAGAAGAGCAAGGCACTCAAGGGCCAATTCAACTTCGACCACCCTG ACGCTTTTGACAATGAGCTCATCGTCAAGACCCTGTGGGAGATCATGGAAGGCAAAACCGTGCAGATCCCGGTATATGACTTTGTCACTCATTCCAG aaaggaggAGAGCGTTACCGTGTACCCTGCGGATGTGGTGCTCTTCGAGGGCATCCTCATGTTCTACTCCCAGGAGATCAGAGACGTGTTCCAAATGAAGCTCTTTGTGGACACAGACGCAGACACTCGATTGTCTCGCAGAG tgctacGGGACATCAGCGAGCGTGGCCGTGACCTGGAGCAGGTGCTGACACAATACATCACGTTTGTAAAACCAGCCTTTGAGGAGTTCTGTTTGCCA ACGAAGAAGTATGCTGATGTGATAATCCCTCGTGGGGCAGACAACCTTG ttGCCATAAACCTCATTGTGCAACACATCCAAGACATTCTCAACGGGGGGCTGACCAAGCGGCAGAACGGCTGCTTGAACGGCTACAGCACACCCCGCAAGCGGCAGGCCTCCGAGTCCAGCAGTCGGCCGCACTGA
- the LOC108935249 gene encoding LOW QUALITY PROTEIN: HORMA domain-containing protein 1 (The sequence of the model RefSeq protein was modified relative to this genomic sequence to represent the inferred CDS: deleted 1 base in 1 codon; substituted 1 base at 1 genomic stop codon) translates to MCVLLHAQWKSLFENELRTREQSEVFVKQMVALAVSSITYLRGIFPEEAYRSRYLEDLCVKLIREDSTSRGASKIVKWMMGCFDALEKGYLHILFIGVHTNPDDPNYITESYQFRFKYTAKGPQMDILRXAYFIGPLSALYVEKNPAFLRFALFCILRNKNVEMQITIEDIKQASMLLVRKLFLLMQNLNVLPDDVFLSMKLYYYDDVTPPKYEPPGFKEGVCDTLWFEGTAVHFKVGDLHTPFHSLKVQVAVQSSRVNKLQKGNDLEETNETSQKHLTNLEELKHRRTGPDTCKEEDLPSQTVSAEFKTPRKANTRRKCIPKKPPVKRRKREQ, encoded by the exons atgtgtgttttgttacaCGCTCAGTGGAAAAGTCTGTTTGAAAACGAGCTGAGGACACGGGAGCAGTCCGAGGTGTTTGTGAAGCAAATGGTAGCGCTCGCCGTGTCCTCCATCACGTACCTGCGCGGGATCTTTCCGGAGGAGGCCTACAGGTCCCGGTATCTCGAAG ATTTATGTGTTAAACTCATAAGAGAAGATAGCACCTCACGTGGAGCTTCCAAAATTGTGAAATG GATGATGGGGTGTTTTGATGCATTGGAGAAAGGATAT CTCCATATCCTCTTCATTGGG GTACACACCAATCCAGATGACCCAAAT TATATCACTGAATCTTACCAGTTTAGGTTCAAATACACAGCTAAAGGACCGCAGATGGATATTCTGAGGTAAGCCTATTTTATAGGTCCATTATCAGCACtttatgtagaaaaaaatcctgct tttttaaggtttgctttgttttgtattttaagaaACAAGAATGTTGAAATGCAGATAACAATAGAGGACATTAAGCAGGCCTCAATGCTCCTGGTCCGGAAGCTGTTTCTTCTCATGCAGAACCTGAATGTCCTTCCTGACGATGTCTTTCTTTCAATGAAACTATATTACTATGATGACG TGACACCCCCCAAATACGAACCACCTGGATTCAAGGAGGGTGTGTGTGACACTCTGTGGTTCGAGGGGACAGCGGTGCACTTCAAAGTGGGGGATCTTCATACTCCATTTCACAGCTTGAAGGTTCAGGTTGCAGTACAGAGTAGCCGAGTTAATAAGCTGCAGAAAGGGAACGATCTGGAAGAGACCAATGAGACCTCACAAAAACACCTCACAAACCTGGAAGAGCTGAAACATAGAAGAACA GGCCCTGACACATGTAAGGAGGAGGATCTACCATCTCAAACTG TGTCTGCAGAGTTCAAGACACCCAGAAAGGCAAACACAAGA AGAAAATGTATTCCCAAGAAGCCTCcagtgaaaagaagaaaaagggaacaatga